In a genomic window of Leptospira hartskeerlii:
- the rplM gene encoding 50S ribosomal protein L13, whose protein sequence is MPIVSKPHRTPTLKKEQANKAWFVVDAEGKTLGRLASEIATRLRGKHKPTFTPNVDCGDNIIVINAAKVAVTGNKETQKEYFHHSRYPGGMTATTLQNMRAKQPEKILYEAVKGMLPKSKLGAEMLTHFRIFPGTEHNLGAQKPIKLEL, encoded by the coding sequence ATGCCAATCGTATCTAAACCGCATAGAACTCCTACCTTGAAAAAGGAACAAGCTAATAAGGCTTGGTTCGTAGTCGACGCTGAAGGCAAAACCTTAGGTCGTCTCGCTTCGGAGATCGCAACTAGACTCCGCGGTAAACATAAACCTACTTTTACTCCCAACGTTGATTGTGGAGATAATATCATCGTTATTAATGCCGCTAAAGTAGCTGTGACTGGAAATAAAGAGACTCAAAAAGAATATTTCCATCACTCTCGTTATCCAGGTGGTATGACAGCTACTACTCTCCAAAACATGAGAGCGAAACAACCTGAAAAAATCTTATACGAAGCAGTGAAAGGTATGCTTCCTAAAAGTAAACTCGGTGCTGAAATGTTAACTCATTTCAGAATTTTCCCAGGAACCGAGCATAATCTAGGCGCTCAAAAGCCGATCAAACTGGAACTCTAG
- a CDS encoding LA_0442/LA_0875 N-terminal domain-containing protein yields the protein MFLTPSLLFADQTILLRKGGKVIGNVVGQNEKTITVQSESGKQTINKRDILKIIYKDITKEEENRIRKEEEKKVQENPQVVEEPVQVIETPPTSSTISGPSRNRWSAVWRSAILPGWGQWYTDNKLEAKITGGAFLGSLALAGYARSEAESAKSKYDDAVSKSSTTGSYIYGGGIANFYLLTVVPGARADYESSVQAYNTSVYVLGGVYLAQLVRTYFLGKSWEQGSSVNPVAWTVVPKPDWSAGRMGWGAEASFSLGF from the coding sequence ATGTTCCTAACTCCAAGCCTATTATTTGCCGATCAGACCATTCTTCTGCGTAAAGGAGGTAAGGTGATTGGTAATGTAGTAGGTCAAAATGAGAAGACGATCACTGTTCAATCTGAATCGGGCAAACAGACCATCAACAAAAGAGATATATTAAAAATTATTTATAAAGATATTACAAAAGAAGAAGAGAACCGCATTCGTAAGGAAGAAGAGAAGAAGGTCCAGGAAAACCCTCAAGTAGTAGAGGAGCCTGTCCAAGTCATCGAAACTCCTCCTACTTCTTCGACCATTTCGGGACCGAGCAGGAACAGATGGAGTGCAGTATGGCGCTCCGCAATTCTTCCTGGCTGGGGACAATGGTATACTGATAATAAATTGGAAGCAAAGATCACAGGTGGAGCATTCCTGGGCAGCTTAGCACTCGCAGGTTATGCCAGATCCGAAGCAGAATCTGCGAAAAGTAAATACGACGACGCAGTCTCCAAGAGCAGCACAACCGGCTCATATATATATGGAGGCGGGATTGCAAACTTTTACCTTCTCACTGTAGTTCCAGGAGCAAGAGCTGATTATGAAAGTTCCGTCCAAGCTTATAATACTTCTGTATATGTATTGGGTGGCGTGTATCTGGCTCAATTGGTCCGTACTTATTTCCTGGGAAAATCTTGGGAACAGGGATCTTCTGTTAATCCTGTGGCTTGGACAGTCGTACCTAAGCCTGATTGGTCTGCAGGCAGAATGGGCTGGGGCGCAGAAGCAAGTTTTAGCCTTGGTTTCTAG
- the thiL gene encoding thiamine-phosphate kinase has translation MNEEELISSLYPPGKEQENDCYSDKEGNLITTDTIVEGTHFRLDWSRPEDLAHKLVEVNVSDIAAANGTPQKAFFNFGLSPSCNRKEFLEPFIDSFKKALNYYEIELCGGDTYRTQELNLTLTLLGKSSSPVDRKGGTPGDNVYLSGHIGASLLGYKILEGAHISLSPEVKKIALDRHLRPKSRLNLSRSLYSRNRIHAGMDLTDGLKQDVFKLAKSSGVKMELDLDKLPFENGVKEAIGIEGVLTSGEELELLFLSPDELPSSWEGISISKIGTVFALEKGESPQVRYSYEGKSYSPKESGFRHF, from the coding sequence TTGAACGAAGAAGAACTCATCTCCTCCTTATATCCTCCCGGCAAAGAACAGGAAAACGACTGTTATTCGGACAAAGAAGGAAACTTAATCACAACAGATACGATAGTAGAAGGAACTCATTTTCGTTTGGACTGGAGTCGTCCTGAAGATTTGGCCCACAAGTTGGTGGAAGTTAACGTATCGGATATAGCCGCGGCTAACGGAACACCCCAAAAGGCATTTTTTAATTTCGGACTTTCTCCTTCCTGTAACCGAAAAGAATTTTTAGAACCGTTTATTGATTCATTTAAGAAGGCATTAAACTACTACGAGATTGAGCTCTGCGGTGGAGACACCTATAGGACACAAGAGCTAAACTTAACTTTAACTCTATTAGGAAAGTCAAGCTCCCCTGTAGATAGAAAGGGCGGAACACCCGGAGATAATGTATATTTAAGCGGTCATATAGGTGCCTCTCTCTTAGGTTATAAAATATTAGAAGGTGCCCATATTTCACTCTCTCCGGAAGTCAAAAAGATCGCATTGGATAGACATTTAAGGCCTAAATCCAGATTGAACTTAAGCCGTTCTTTATATTCAAGAAACAGAATACATGCAGGAATGGATCTGACCGATGGACTCAAACAAGATGTATTCAAATTAGCTAAATCTTCCGGGGTTAAGATGGAATTAGATCTGGATAAACTCCCTTTCGAGAATGGAGTTAAAGAAGCTATCGGGATAGAAGGAGTTTTAACTTCAGGTGAAGAATTAGAACTCTTATTTTTATCTCCTGACGAACTACCTTCGTCCTGGGAAGGGATCTCTATCAGTAAGATAGGAACCGTCTTTGCTTTGGAAAAAGGTGAATCTCCCCAAGTAAGATACTCTTACGAAGGAAAATCTTACTCTCCTAAAGAATCCGGATTTAGGCATTTTTAA
- a CDS encoding YceI family protein has product MKSRINSFYQSALIFSVFSLAGSLQFNSLSAETSCKYSVSQEATTLDWKAFKFTEKTGVGGKFTKVSISGAKSAANVPDSLKGLKFSIDPMDLDSGNAERDPKIKGAFFGNLKKNGKIEGSVSSVKLEADGKSGTGVVKLVWNGVSKDVPLQFTLAEEVLEAKGSLDVNNWNANKALTALNAVCNDLHKGKDGKSVLWPDVEITIKSTLKKDCK; this is encoded by the coding sequence ATGAAATCACGTATAAATTCTTTTTATCAATCCGCACTGATTTTTTCAGTATTCTCCCTTGCTGGAAGTTTGCAATTCAATTCGTTATCCGCTGAAACTTCTTGTAAATATTCCGTGAGCCAAGAAGCAACTACTCTAGATTGGAAGGCTTTTAAATTCACTGAAAAAACGGGAGTGGGTGGCAAGTTCACCAAAGTAAGTATTTCCGGGGCTAAATCGGCAGCTAATGTTCCAGATTCATTAAAGGGATTAAAATTCTCTATCGATCCTATGGATCTGGATAGCGGAAATGCGGAAAGAGATCCAAAGATCAAAGGTGCATTTTTCGGAAATTTGAAAAAGAACGGAAAGATAGAAGGATCAGTATCTTCTGTAAAACTAGAAGCAGATGGAAAATCCGGAACCGGAGTTGTTAAACTTGTCTGGAATGGAGTGAGTAAAGATGTTCCTTTACAATTTACTTTAGCTGAAGAAGTTTTGGAAGCAAAGGGTTCTTTGGATGTAAACAATTGGAATGCAAACAAGGCCTTAACTGCGTTGAACGCAGTCTGCAATGATCTACACAAGGGTAAGGACGGAAAGTCTGTTCTTTGGCCCGATGTAGAGATTACTATCAAATCTACTTTAAAGAAAGATTGTAAATAA
- a CDS encoding PAS domain S-box protein: MRESLEKAVYRQIQSDWEVFQFVQTEGMDGIWALDLSDRTRFWINPKFRSVLGFPAQDQDLASLSWKDLFSKKDDELINHQLGKTSESAIIPIRYKTLFGSEVETDTKLKICKDPSGDHICIGGIRVVKGSELNSIKMELDFLSLINALPDMIGYWDSKLINRLANDAYQNWFGIDAKKIVGLHMSAVLGDELFKLNFPYVQNVLKGETQLFERRIPSPDGESFRYSLAKYIPDFRNGEVVGFSVIVSDISQIKNAEAANLKLARIVEASDDAIIGKDLDGTINSWNRGAEKIFGYSSKEILGSNFDRLVSKESKNLESKINQKVISEKETSSFESVRKSKDGHSIEMSITLSPMFDSEGKIIGSAEIARDIGERKRMESSFRSAFEYSAIGMAILDPKGRWIQVNGNLIKLLGYDWEELSKLTFRDITYPDDIGKDMQLLKETLEGKRSGYHLEKRYIKKNGEIIWILLSVALVRDADGMPNHFISQIMDIDEIKKTEEQLRHAKELLEQTNKMVKIGAWDMDLKTDDQTWSGVMKEMFEVPMDFEPDKEGVLRFVKEGDIRNQIRELIDRLKIMGEPYDLEIQIITAKGKELWVRTVGNAEFENGECVRIYGAFYDIDKRKKAELELFREKSRLSAFVEHAPAAVAMFDTEIKYVAVSERWLSEYHLFGKNIIGLSHYEVFGNISEEWKNIHRRCLSGEVLKNDEDVWRPDGWEHDQYLRWEVRPWYQLDGSIGGIMMFTQDITESCLQREELRKAKLVAEQANRAKSDFLANMSHEIRTPLNGIIGFSDLLLRTSMDSTQHQYMMTVFQSAESLLDIINDILDFSKIEAGKLELSYEKTNLLELCSQIVNTIKFQAQKKGLEVIVNVAWDVPRFVKVDSVRLRQVIVNLFSNSVKFTEEGEIELKIELLKKNSETEGEFRFSVRDTGIGIAPDARDKIFEAFTQGDVSTTRRFGGTGLGLAISNKLLSMMGSGLQLKSELGKGSIFYFDLKLNISEIVGEDWIRLRSIKKVLVADKDQENIKLIGEMLSMQNIPADFSKNGEEMLQTLSSGNRYDMILMDSNMPEGDGLELVRKVREDLKIRSEDQPIVLIVNPEEGESFTEKSRKLGVQEVISKPIHMQKLFDILARNQIFKEPFEFPLNRRDQEGAPSIHKTATVLIAEDNSVNMMLAKSIVKKILPKAKCIEAQTGREAVDKFREINPDLIFMDIQMPEMNGYEATKAIRVLEKDGRRVPIIAVTAGIVSGERERCLEAGMDDYISKPAVKADFARIIFRWMS, from the coding sequence ATGCGGGAATCACTCGAAAAGGCAGTTTATCGACAGATACAATCCGATTGGGAAGTTTTCCAATTTGTCCAAACCGAAGGGATGGATGGGATTTGGGCCTTGGATCTTTCGGATCGAACTAGATTTTGGATCAATCCTAAATTCAGATCCGTCTTAGGGTTTCCTGCACAGGATCAAGATCTTGCCTCCCTTTCTTGGAAGGATCTCTTTTCAAAAAAGGATGACGAGCTGATCAATCATCAGTTGGGGAAGACTTCGGAATCTGCAATTATTCCTATCCGCTATAAGACTCTTTTCGGTTCCGAGGTGGAGACGGATACTAAACTAAAAATCTGCAAAGATCCATCCGGTGATCATATATGTATTGGGGGGATTCGGGTCGTAAAAGGATCTGAGTTGAATTCCATAAAAATGGAATTGGACTTTCTTTCTTTGATCAACGCTTTGCCGGATATGATCGGCTATTGGGATTCTAAACTCATCAATAGATTAGCGAACGATGCATATCAAAATTGGTTCGGAATAGACGCCAAAAAGATAGTGGGCTTGCATATGAGTGCGGTTTTAGGTGATGAGCTATTCAAATTAAATTTTCCTTATGTTCAAAATGTTTTGAAAGGTGAAACTCAATTATTTGAAAGAAGAATTCCTTCACCCGACGGAGAAAGTTTTAGATATTCTTTAGCAAAATATATACCGGATTTTAGGAATGGGGAAGTAGTCGGTTTTTCCGTTATAGTAAGCGATATTTCGCAAATTAAGAATGCAGAGGCAGCGAATCTAAAACTAGCAAGGATCGTGGAAGCTTCCGACGACGCGATCATCGGGAAAGATCTGGATGGAACGATTAACTCCTGGAACCGTGGTGCCGAAAAGATATTCGGCTACAGCTCCAAAGAGATTTTAGGATCAAATTTTGATAGATTGGTTTCAAAAGAATCCAAGAATTTGGAATCCAAAATCAATCAAAAGGTGATCTCTGAAAAAGAGACATCTAGTTTCGAATCCGTACGCAAATCTAAGGATGGTCATTCTATCGAGATGTCCATTACTCTTTCTCCAATGTTTGATTCAGAAGGGAAGATTATCGGTTCTGCAGAAATCGCCAGAGATATCGGTGAAAGAAAAAGAATGGAGAGCTCATTTAGGAGCGCTTTCGAATATTCTGCAATCGGCATGGCAATCCTGGATCCGAAAGGGAGATGGATCCAGGTAAACGGAAATTTGATCAAATTGTTAGGATACGATTGGGAAGAATTATCCAAACTGACCTTTAGGGATATAACCTATCCGGACGATATCGGAAAGGATATGCAGTTGCTAAAGGAAACTTTAGAAGGAAAACGATCAGGATATCATTTAGAAAAACGTTATATTAAGAAAAACGGAGAGATCATCTGGATACTTCTCTCTGTGGCTTTGGTGCGCGATGCCGACGGAATGCCTAACCACTTTATCTCTCAGATCATGGACATCGATGAGATTAAAAAAACGGAAGAACAATTACGTCATGCCAAGGAGCTTTTAGAGCAGACGAATAAAATGGTTAAGATCGGTGCCTGGGATATGGATCTCAAAACCGATGACCAAACCTGGTCCGGTGTAATGAAAGAAATGTTCGAAGTCCCTATGGATTTTGAGCCGGATAAAGAGGGAGTATTAAGATTTGTTAAAGAAGGAGATATCCGAAATCAAATTAGAGAATTGATAGATAGGCTTAAAATAATGGGCGAGCCGTACGATCTGGAGATCCAGATTATTACTGCGAAAGGGAAAGAACTTTGGGTCAGGACCGTAGGTAACGCAGAGTTTGAAAACGGAGAATGTGTCCGGATCTACGGAGCATTTTATGATATCGATAAGAGAAAAAAAGCGGAGCTGGAATTATTTAGAGAAAAATCCAGGTTATCCGCATTTGTCGAACATGCTCCTGCCGCAGTCGCCATGTTCGATACGGAGATTAAATACGTTGCCGTAAGTGAAAGATGGTTATCAGAATACCATTTGTTCGGAAAAAATATCATAGGACTTTCGCATTACGAAGTATTCGGAAATATTTCGGAAGAATGGAAAAATATACATCGAAGATGTTTATCCGGAGAAGTTTTAAAGAATGATGAAGATGTATGGAGACCAGATGGTTGGGAGCATGATCAATATCTTCGCTGGGAAGTAAGGCCCTGGTACCAGTTGGACGGTTCCATAGGCGGGATCATGATGTTCACTCAAGACATCACAGAAAGTTGTCTACAAAGGGAAGAATTAAGAAAAGCAAAACTAGTTGCCGAACAAGCAAATAGAGCTAAGTCGGACTTCTTGGCAAATATGAGTCACGAGATACGGACTCCTCTGAATGGGATCATAGGGTTCTCAGATCTTTTACTACGGACTTCCATGGATTCTACTCAACATCAATATATGATGACCGTATTCCAATCCGCCGAGTCTTTACTGGATATTATTAATGATATATTAGATTTTTCTAAGATTGAAGCGGGAAAGTTAGAGTTATCTTATGAAAAGACAAACCTTTTGGAACTTTGTAGCCAGATCGTAAATACGATCAAGTTCCAAGCTCAAAAAAAAGGATTGGAAGTTATCGTAAATGTTGCTTGGGATGTACCCAGATTCGTAAAAGTGGATAGTGTTCGGCTTAGACAGGTAATAGTAAATCTATTCAGCAACTCCGTAAAATTTACGGAAGAAGGTGAAATCGAATTAAAGATAGAACTTCTCAAAAAAAATTCCGAAACAGAAGGAGAGTTCAGATTCTCGGTAAGAGATACGGGAATCGGGATCGCGCCTGATGCGAGAGATAAAATATTCGAAGCATTCACCCAGGGAGATGTTTCTACCACTCGTAGATTTGGGGGCACAGGCTTAGGGCTTGCTATCTCTAATAAACTTTTATCTATGATGGGAAGCGGACTCCAGTTAAAGAGTGAGTTAGGAAAAGGAAGTATATTCTATTTCGATCTAAAACTGAATATCTCCGAAATAGTGGGAGAAGATTGGATCAGACTTCGTTCTATCAAAAAGGTTTTGGTTGCGGATAAAGATCAAGAAAACATAAAATTGATCGGAGAAATGTTATCTATGCAGAATATTCCCGCGGACTTCTCCAAAAACGGAGAAGAGATGTTACAAACATTATCCAGCGGAAATAGATACGATATGATCTTGATGGATTCCAACATGCCGGAAGGAGACGGCCTGGAGTTAGTCCGAAAAGTAAGAGAAGATCTAAAGATCAGAAGCGAGGACCAACCGATCGTACTGATCGTGAATCCAGAAGAAGGAGAATCATTTACGGAAAAATCCAGAAAGTTGGGGGTCCAAGAGGTGATCTCTAAACCGATCCATATGCAGAAATTATTCGATATTCTTGCTAGAAATCAGATCTTTAAGGAACCTTTTGAGTTTCCTTTGAATAGAAGAGATCAAGAAGGTGCTCCTAGCATTCATAAAACCGCAACCGTCTTAATTGCAGAAGACAATTCAGTAAATATGATGCTCGCTAAAAGTATCGTTAAAAAAATCCTTCCGAAGGCAAAATGTATAGAGGCTCAAACAGGAAGAGAAGCAGTCGATAAATTTAGAGAAATTAACCCTGATCTGATCTTTATGGATATCCAAATGCCTGAAATGAATGGATATGAGGCTACTAAAGCAATTCGCGTTCTGGAAAAAGACGGACGTAGGGTCCCAATCATTGCAGTGACTGCCGGTATAGTGTCCGGAGAAAGAGAAAGATGTTTAGAGGCTGGGATGGATGATTATATCAGTAAGCCAGCGGTAAAAGCGGATTTTGCTCGGATTATCTTTCGTTGGATGAGTTGA
- a CDS encoding DUF418 domain-containing protein, with amino-acid sequence MKNRIGFIDFLRGFALLGILVVNLPYFSKPMFIVASLGENSTLLDSVGSWIVAFFFESKFYVLFSFLFGYGFFIQLENNTEANSKSRYFRRILGLGILGLLHGVFLFIGDILLSYSILGALLWFLRNKSSSWLLKLSLLCLVIAVFCRIGMSLAEVELKSQLTANLPRLLEETRKAYLGGFWESNVQRTKDTILSIPFLVFYQWPTVFSMFCLGFYAAKNSLFTDWERIKPGFKKYFPWALLFGILGNLVYTLYSRHILPENPSIFLKIIYAISDTFSAPALTFCYVYLLGNYYNSGRSFADRIWFEAMGKFSLTCYLGESLVCTWIFCGWGLGYFDQLGSYIVLLLTVPIWIFFGAFSLAWKRYFNLGPMEWILRSWTYWKIIKIF; translated from the coding sequence ATGAAAAACAGGATCGGATTCATCGACTTTTTACGAGGATTTGCACTTTTAGGGATACTCGTTGTCAACCTACCTTATTTTTCAAAACCGATGTTTATAGTAGCTTCCTTGGGGGAAAATTCCACTCTATTGGATTCCGTAGGCTCTTGGATCGTGGCGTTTTTCTTTGAATCAAAATTTTATGTATTATTCTCCTTTTTATTCGGTTATGGTTTTTTTATCCAATTGGAGAATAATACGGAAGCAAACTCAAAATCCAGATATTTCAGAAGGATATTAGGTTTAGGAATATTAGGACTTCTGCATGGAGTTTTCTTATTTATCGGGGACATTCTTCTTTCTTATTCAATTTTAGGAGCATTGCTCTGGTTTTTGAGAAACAAATCTTCCTCCTGGTTGCTAAAACTTTCCCTATTATGTTTAGTGATAGCTGTGTTTTGCAGAATAGGAATGAGTTTGGCAGAAGTAGAATTAAAATCTCAACTGACGGCAAATCTTCCCCGTCTATTGGAAGAAACTAGAAAGGCATATTTAGGAGGTTTCTGGGAAAGTAATGTACAAAGGACGAAGGATACTATTCTCTCCATTCCATTTTTGGTATTTTATCAATGGCCGACAGTTTTCTCCATGTTCTGTTTGGGTTTTTATGCAGCCAAAAATTCGCTCTTTACTGACTGGGAGAGAATCAAACCAGGATTTAAAAAATATTTTCCTTGGGCGTTACTCTTTGGGATCTTAGGAAATCTTGTTTATACATTATATTCTCGTCATATTCTCCCGGAAAATCCAAGCATATTCTTGAAAATTATCTACGCAATCTCGGATACTTTTAGCGCCCCTGCACTCACATTCTGTTATGTGTATTTGCTCGGGAATTATTATAACTCAGGAAGAAGTTTTGCAGATCGGATCTGGTTTGAGGCAATGGGAAAATTTTCTTTGACCTGTTATTTGGGAGAATCTTTAGTTTGCACGTGGATCTTTTGCGGTTGGGGACTCGGGTATTTTGATCAATTAGGTAGTTATATCGTTCTGCTATTGACTGTTCCGATTTGGATTTTCTTTGGAGCATTTTCCTTAGCATGGAAAAGATATTTCAACTTAGGTCCTATGGAATGGATCTTGAGATCTTGGACCTATTGGAAGATTATCAAGATCTTTTAG
- a CDS encoding MFS transporter has protein sequence MRKGLLSWILPSPPKPLRSESEIRSIYPKFRWRILEATFLGYSVFYTVRNNFPVVSKEIGQALSYSQEQIGNILAITAISYGIGKFLMGALSDRSNPKVFMPLGLILTGICNICFGASSDYQTHLILWGLNGLFQGMGWPPCGRSLGHWFSVKERGEKFAVWNIAHNVGGGLVGVIAAYSASWFGWRNAFYIPAALSFLTAIYLYFRLLDTPQSVGLPSIEEYTGTETDSAKVSESERELSFKEIFIDLVLLNKYIWVFAIANFFVYIVRYSLTDWGPSYLKFAKGASLEKGGISTLIYEFAGIGSTLLVGWYSDKVGGKRGLVSLVCMVPILFALFGILLVPPGYLWADLTLFGVVGFFIYPPVMLLGVAGLDFTSKKAVGTAAGFIGLFGYLGRTALSKGLGWMSSFSWFRWEYSISIIFISAILAIILLAFTWNWKPKH, from the coding sequence ATGAGAAAAGGTCTACTATCCTGGATTCTACCTAGTCCGCCTAAACCGTTACGCTCCGAGTCGGAGATCCGTTCCATATATCCAAAGTTTCGTTGGAGAATTTTAGAAGCCACTTTTCTCGGATATTCCGTCTTTTATACTGTCCGGAACAATTTTCCGGTAGTTTCCAAGGAAATTGGACAAGCACTCTCTTATTCCCAAGAACAAATCGGAAATATTTTAGCGATCACTGCTATCTCCTACGGGATCGGAAAATTCCTAATGGGAGCTCTATCGGATAGAAGTAATCCGAAAGTCTTCATGCCATTAGGTCTTATCCTAACAGGGATTTGTAATATATGCTTCGGAGCTTCTTCCGATTACCAAACACATTTGATTTTATGGGGACTCAACGGTTTATTTCAAGGGATGGGTTGGCCTCCTTGCGGAAGATCCTTAGGTCACTGGTTTTCCGTCAAAGAAAGAGGGGAAAAATTCGCAGTCTGGAACATCGCACATAACGTTGGAGGCGGATTGGTTGGAGTGATCGCAGCTTATAGTGCCTCCTGGTTTGGATGGAGAAACGCATTTTATATTCCTGCAGCACTTTCATTTTTAACTGCCATCTATTTGTATTTTAGATTATTGGATACTCCTCAATCTGTCGGACTTCCCTCCATTGAAGAATATACCGGAACAGAAACCGACTCAGCAAAAGTTTCAGAATCAGAAAGAGAACTCAGCTTTAAGGAAATTTTTATAGATCTAGTACTTTTAAATAAGTATATTTGGGTCTTTGCCATAGCAAATTTTTTCGTGTACATAGTGAGGTATAGTCTTACGGATTGGGGTCCTTCTTACTTAAAGTTCGCTAAAGGAGCCAGCTTAGAAAAAGGAGGGATCAGCACTCTAATCTATGAATTCGCGGGAATAGGTTCCACTTTGCTTGTCGGTTGGTATTCCGACAAGGTGGGAGGAAAAAGAGGATTAGTCAGCTTGGTCTGTATGGTACCAATCTTATTCGCATTGTTCGGGATCTTACTTGTTCCGCCAGGATATTTATGGGCGGATCTTACACTATTCGGTGTGGTCGGATTTTTTATATATCCACCTGTTATGTTACTCGGAGTAGCTGGACTGGATTTCACTTCTAAAAAAGCGGTCGGGACAGCGGCAGGATTTATCGGCCTATTCGGTTATTTAGGAAGAACAGCGCTTTCTAAAGGTTTAGGATGGATGAGTTCCTTCTCCTGGTTTCGCTGGGAATATTCAATATCTATAATATTTATTTCCGCCATCTTGGCCATAATTCTGCTTGCATTCACCTGGAACTGGAAACCGAAACACTAA
- the rpsI gene encoding 30S ribosomal protein S9 gives MASAKEIWAVGRRKNAIARVKLKEGSGKIVINDKDYKDYLQNSRSNIKEAVTALTLMNVTEKFDLKVNVSGGGIIGQVGAIRHALARVICRYNPEFRATVKKEGLLTRDPRMVERKKYGLHKARRGTQFSKR, from the coding sequence ATGGCAAGCGCTAAGGAAATCTGGGCAGTAGGTCGTCGCAAAAACGCAATCGCCCGCGTAAAATTAAAAGAAGGTTCCGGAAAGATTGTAATCAATGATAAAGATTACAAAGACTATCTGCAAAACAGCCGTTCTAATATTAAAGAAGCTGTAACCGCGTTAACTCTGATGAACGTTACCGAAAAGTTTGATCTTAAGGTAAATGTTTCCGGAGGAGGGATCATCGGACAAGTCGGAGCGATCCGTCATGCACTTGCAAGAGTGATCTGCCGTTATAATCCCGAGTTCAGAGCTACTGTTAAAAAAGAAGGCCTTCTGACTCGTGACCCACGTATGGTGGAACGTAAAAAATACGGTCTACACAAAGCACGTAGAGGAACTCAGTTCTCTAAACGTTAA